The genomic stretch TTACCCGTGAAGAAGAATCGGGTAACCTTATAAATGAACCAATGAAAGAAGCACCGTTAAGCATTTCCCTGTTTTAAGAGGAAGTAACAGCATGAGCCTGACGAAAATCGAATTACAATACCAGCCCATTCGGGAATGGTTTCTTGAAAATGGCTATGAAGGTCTTATCCATGAACTGAAGCTCTGTTTCCTGAATGAGCCCGTGACCAATAATTATGGCTGGAAGACGCTTGAGCATGATAACAGCCGGTTAACCATCAATATAACTGACCATACCGGCCTGAATTCACCATCGGACCAGGATATGGTGTTCACCTTTTACGACCGCATGACTGGCCGTTTCCTTTTGGAATCTGACAGATTTGAGAATGGTGAAAGGCAGCAACTAACCTTCAGGGTTATTGGCTGAGACATGATGGACACAGAACCCGCTTcggcgggtttttttttaattcacaaattGTGAAGTTTCTGTAACTGCTCTATAATTCACATTATGTGAATGAGGACGGTTATGCACGTTTTATCTCAGAGGCCATTTAATGAAGCGGCCAGAAAATACCCGAACAATTCAAAAGCCATTAATGATATTTACAAGATTTTGCGCAAAGGTGACTTTTCAACACCGGATGAAATGAGGGCAGTATTTCCCAGTCTGGATAATTTTAAATACAGGGATAAGTGGTGGGTCATCGACATTGGCGGCAATAACATCAGGATGATTGCCTTTATTGAGTTCAGAGATAACCGGATGTACGTAAAGCACATAGTTTCACATGCCGAGTATGACAAACTGTGCAGGAAGTACGCAAAGGAGGCAGATGAATGAGTTTTGAAGTGCTGAAAAACAGGGCTGAAGATTTCTTTTCTTCAGCCAGCTTTATCCATCGTATCCATAACGATGATGAATATGAGCAGGCACTGGCATTGATGGACGAACTGGTAGATGACTATGACCGCTATCTGCCTCTGATTGAGGTGTTGTCAGTAGCCATTGAGAAATGGGAATCCGAGTCACCAGAGTTTGCAGAGTTTAACAAGGCTGTCAGCGAGCTGGATGATGGGGTTTCCCTGTTAAGGGTTCTCATGGATCAATACCAGCTGAAAGCGGATGACCTGAAAAACGAGATTGGCGGCAGGAGTCTGGTATCCATGATCCTGAATGGTTCCCGC from Hippocampus zosterae strain Florida unplaced genomic scaffold, ASM2543408v3 HiC_scaffold_132, whole genome shotgun sequence encodes the following:
- the LOC127594431 gene encoding antitoxin HigA-like is translated as MDELVDDYDRYLPLIEVLSVAIEKWESESPEFAEFNKAVSELDDGVSLLRVLMDQYQLKADDLKNEIGGRSLVSMILNGSRSLTIDHIKALSRRFGISPALFL